In Mastomys coucha isolate ucsf_1 unplaced genomic scaffold, UCSF_Mcou_1 pScaffold20, whole genome shotgun sequence, one DNA window encodes the following:
- the LOC116098875 gene encoding GTPase IMAP family member 9-like isoform X2: MCASGFSESAYLDMAGHEDTQVRIILVGKTGSGKSATANTILGRHQFESKIWAHALTKTCQRASRRWKGRDLLVVDTPGLFDTDETMETTCLEISRCVLYSCPGPHAIILVLRLDRYTEEEQKTVALIKGLFGEAALKYMIILFTHKDDLEDQSLDNFVSEAGEKLNNIVSQCGKRYLAFNNKAVQAEQENQVQQLMELIEEMVAKNGGSYFSDKIYEDIDNRLKQCLEDLKETYTQQFISEIQRIEKEYANKPEEEKELQIVSARSNYDEKRRNWKEEAEENIFMYIFQKIREILSKLWSKIVM; this comes from the coding sequence ATGTGTGCATCCGGATTTTCAGAGTCAGCTTACCTTGACATGGCTGGCCACGAAGACACTCAAGTGAGGATCATTCTGGTAGGGAAAACTGGAAGTGGAAAGAGTGCTACAGCGAACACCATCCTCGGGAGACATCAATTTGAATCTAAGATTTGGGCCCATGCACTTACCAAGACCTGCCAGAGAGCATCCAGGAGGTGGAAGGGAAGAGACCTTCTTGTTGTGGACACTCCTGGGCTCTTTGACACGGACGAGACCATGGAAACCACATGCTTAGAAATCAGCCGCTGCGTCCTCTACTCCTGCCCTGGGCCTCACGCCATTATCCTGGTTTTGCGACTGGACCGTTACACTGAAGAGGAACAGAAAACTGTTGCTCTCATCAAGGGTCTTTTCGGGGAGGCAGCCCTGAAGTACATGATCATCTTGTTTACTCACAAAGACGACCTTGAGGACCAGAGCCTTGATAATTTTGTAAGTGAAGCAGGTGAAAAGCTAAATAATATTGTCTCGCAGTGTGGGAAACGCTACCTGGCCTTTAACAACAAAGCAGTTCAGGCTGAGCAAGAAAACCAAGTGCAGCAGCTGATGGAACTCATAGAGGAAATGGTGGCCAAGAATGGCGGATCCTACTTTTCTGACAAGATCTATGAGGACATAGATAACAGGCTGAAACAATGTCTAGAGGATCTGAAGGAGACTTATACTCAACAATTCATCAGTGAAAtccaaagaatagaaaaagaatatgCTAATAaaccagaagaagaaaaggagttaCAAATTGTTTCCGCAAGAAGtaattatgatgaaaaaagaagaaattggaaggaagaggctgaagagaatatatttatgtatatcttCCAAAAGATAAGAGAAATTCTTTCAAAACTTTGGAGCAAAATTGTGatgtaa
- the LOC116098875 gene encoding GTPase IMAP family member 9-like isoform X1 gives MSAVYLWGRTQRMCASGFSESAYLDMAGHEDTQVRIILVGKTGSGKSATANTILGRHQFESKIWAHALTKTCQRASRRWKGRDLLVVDTPGLFDTDETMETTCLEISRCVLYSCPGPHAIILVLRLDRYTEEEQKTVALIKGLFGEAALKYMIILFTHKDDLEDQSLDNFVSEAGEKLNNIVSQCGKRYLAFNNKAVQAEQENQVQQLMELIEEMVAKNGGSYFSDKIYEDIDNRLKQCLEDLKETYTQQFISEIQRIEKEYANKPEEEKELQIVSARSNYDEKRRNWKEEAEENIFMYIFQKIREILSKLWSKIVM, from the exons ATGTCTGCAGTGTACCTGTGGGGAAGGACACAGAGG ATGTGTGCATCCGGATTTTCAGAGTCAGCTTACCTTGACATGGCTGGCCACGAAGACACTCAAGTGAGGATCATTCTGGTAGGGAAAACTGGAAGTGGAAAGAGTGCTACAGCGAACACCATCCTCGGGAGACATCAATTTGAATCTAAGATTTGGGCCCATGCACTTACCAAGACCTGCCAGAGAGCATCCAGGAGGTGGAAGGGAAGAGACCTTCTTGTTGTGGACACTCCTGGGCTCTTTGACACGGACGAGACCATGGAAACCACATGCTTAGAAATCAGCCGCTGCGTCCTCTACTCCTGCCCTGGGCCTCACGCCATTATCCTGGTTTTGCGACTGGACCGTTACACTGAAGAGGAACAGAAAACTGTTGCTCTCATCAAGGGTCTTTTCGGGGAGGCAGCCCTGAAGTACATGATCATCTTGTTTACTCACAAAGACGACCTTGAGGACCAGAGCCTTGATAATTTTGTAAGTGAAGCAGGTGAAAAGCTAAATAATATTGTCTCGCAGTGTGGGAAACGCTACCTGGCCTTTAACAACAAAGCAGTTCAGGCTGAGCAAGAAAACCAAGTGCAGCAGCTGATGGAACTCATAGAGGAAATGGTGGCCAAGAATGGCGGATCCTACTTTTCTGACAAGATCTATGAGGACATAGATAACAGGCTGAAACAATGTCTAGAGGATCTGAAGGAGACTTATACTCAACAATTCATCAGTGAAAtccaaagaatagaaaaagaatatgCTAATAaaccagaagaagaaaaggagttaCAAATTGTTTCCGCAAGAAGtaattatgatgaaaaaagaagaaattggaaggaagaggctgaagagaatatatttatgtatatcttCCAAAAGATAAGAGAAATTCTTTCAAAACTTTGGAGCAAAATTGTGatgtaa